The following coding sequences lie in one Silvibacterium dinghuense genomic window:
- a CDS encoding outer membrane beta-barrel protein, producing MRKFLYSIGFFLLSCGLAAAQAEPTALLKPSSQITLQGGGVFSRAMSDDGVRYKPTSAASIDAGYRFYLIRWFGVEADFDYFRNRQKYTTSTFVLSQKADVAAVSGEAVFNLPNPLTKKFQSFFMVGGGALIFHPQNTDVNFETKNAIVFGGGIDIPVSRHLGIRVQSKSFLYKAPDFGQTALKTDKFAQAMIPSAGLVYKF from the coding sequence ATGCGCAAATTTCTTTATTCCATCGGATTTTTTCTTCTATCGTGCGGCCTTGCGGCAGCTCAGGCTGAGCCTACCGCGCTGCTCAAACCTTCCTCCCAGATCACACTTCAGGGAGGCGGCGTCTTTTCCAGGGCAATGAGCGATGATGGTGTGCGCTACAAGCCAACCTCTGCGGCCAGCATCGATGCAGGCTATCGCTTCTATCTCATCCGATGGTTCGGGGTCGAAGCCGATTTCGACTACTTCCGCAATCGTCAGAAATACACCACGTCAACCTTCGTACTTTCGCAAAAGGCCGATGTTGCAGCGGTCAGTGGCGAGGCGGTTTTCAATCTCCCCAATCCGCTTACCAAGAAGTTCCAATCCTTCTTCATGGTGGGTGGGGGCGCTCTTATCTTCCATCCCCAAAATACAGATGTGAACTTTGAGACCAAGAACGCGATCGTCTTCGGCGGCGGTATCGATATACCGGTAAGCAGGCATCTGGGAATCCGGGTACAGTCGAAGAGCTTCCTCTACAAAGCTCCTGACTTTGGCCAGACAGCGCTAAAGACAGACAAGTTCGCTCAAGCGATGATTCCTTCCGCAGGACTTGTCTATAAGTTCTGA
- a CDS encoding FAD-dependent oxidoreductase: MITSKILKQHDLFSDLPSEALSRFARKAADIRLRRGEWLAREGERLFFFIILRGSLELTKEIEGREIHISDYNAGEFFGEANALFGIPALSSLRAKTSCRVAAFGSQQLQELIQSQTACGKIILQSLQDGLAGGPRHAMGLPTVRVHVAGRSNDSALQRPLAFLKSNRIAYEVIEGGASDATLAVVPPGISIDGVPLEQPWSERKIAEAYGLDTRPHRTHYDTIIIGGGPAGLAAAVYGASEGLKVLLVEQWAMGGQAGTSSRIENYLGFPSGISGEDLAGRAVRQAKQFGAELVLTRWVMSVERKSDSTFELMLDGEELVFSKTVILATGVHWRGLEVDGVESLRGKGVFHGAASVEPSTFSGKRLFIIGGGNSAGQAAMSLANYAQTVTLLVRGETLATSMSQYLIAQLHGKSNIRIETNTSILSVSGKNALRSICTTSNGKITQARKIDALFIMIGADAETGWLPLELQRNEDGFICTGRNISSSSTWDEQRSPFLLETNLPGLFCAGDVRNGSIKRVSSAVGEGSMAITFVHQFLALEREAECRSAH; this comes from the coding sequence ATGATTACGTCTAAGATTCTGAAACAACACGATTTGTTCTCGGACTTGCCGAGTGAGGCCTTATCCCGCTTTGCGAGGAAAGCGGCAGATATCCGTCTGCGCCGCGGTGAGTGGCTGGCGCGTGAGGGCGAAAGGCTCTTCTTTTTCATCATCCTCAGAGGCTCGCTCGAATTGACGAAGGAGATCGAGGGACGAGAGATCCATATATCTGATTACAACGCTGGAGAGTTTTTCGGCGAAGCGAATGCTCTGTTCGGCATTCCTGCACTCTCTTCGCTGCGCGCCAAAACGAGTTGCCGCGTTGCAGCCTTTGGCTCACAGCAGTTACAAGAGTTGATTCAGAGCCAGACGGCGTGCGGCAAAATTATCCTGCAGTCTCTGCAGGATGGCCTCGCGGGTGGCCCACGCCATGCCATGGGGCTGCCGACAGTTCGCGTCCACGTTGCAGGGCGGTCGAATGATTCTGCACTGCAACGGCCTCTTGCCTTTCTTAAGTCCAATCGAATTGCTTACGAGGTTATAGAAGGAGGCGCGTCCGACGCGACTCTGGCTGTGGTGCCTCCCGGAATCTCGATCGATGGAGTTCCCCTCGAGCAGCCATGGTCAGAGAGAAAGATTGCCGAGGCCTATGGCCTGGACACAAGGCCTCATCGTACCCACTACGACACGATCATTATCGGAGGTGGTCCTGCTGGACTCGCGGCTGCTGTTTATGGCGCTTCCGAAGGACTGAAGGTTCTGCTTGTCGAGCAATGGGCGATGGGAGGCCAGGCGGGGACCTCGTCGCGGATTGAAAATTATCTCGGGTTCCCAAGTGGGATATCGGGAGAAGATCTGGCCGGGCGCGCGGTGCGGCAAGCAAAACAATTCGGGGCAGAGCTTGTCCTCACGCGCTGGGTCATGTCCGTGGAACGGAAAAGTGATAGCACCTTTGAGCTCATGCTCGATGGTGAGGAGTTGGTCTTTTCGAAGACCGTCATTCTGGCTACCGGAGTCCATTGGCGCGGGCTCGAAGTGGATGGAGTCGAGTCTCTCCGCGGTAAGGGCGTCTTCCATGGAGCGGCCAGCGTCGAGCCGTCGACCTTCTCGGGCAAGCGTCTCTTCATCATCGGCGGTGGTAATTCTGCAGGCCAGGCTGCGATGTCTCTGGCCAACTATGCGCAAACCGTGACGTTGCTGGTGAGGGGAGAAACTTTGGCTACCAGCATGTCGCAATACCTCATCGCACAACTTCATGGAAAGTCCAATATCCGCATAGAGACGAACACTTCCATCCTGTCCGTTTCAGGCAAGAACGCACTGCGCTCCATCTGCACTACGTCGAACGGAAAGATAACTCAGGCACGCAAGATTGATGCTCTCTTCATCATGATTGGAGCAGATGCCGAAACCGGATGGCTGCCACTCGAACTTCAACGGAATGAGGATGGGTTTATCTGTACCGGGCGAAACATCTCCTCTTCTTCTACCTGGGATGAGCAGCGTAGCCCGTTTCTCCTTGAGACCAACCTGCCTGGGCTTTTCTGTGCCGGCGATGTTCGCAATGGCTCTATCAAGCGTGTTTCGAGCGCTGTGGGAGAGGGCAGTATGGCGATTACGTTTGTTCATCAGTTTCTTGCGCTTGAGCGAGAGGCGGAATGCCGATCGGCTCATTAG
- a CDS encoding TonB-dependent receptor, giving the protein MVAVALWLFTSTHSCFAQTDQGAITGIALDPSGAVIPGASVSVTNVETGLVLQAATNGNGVFVFSPLKIGHYTITVSSKGFKTVTRENLQLDIQQRLSVNFTLPLGSTAETVNVSSSAPVLQTQDAAVGQVISTKEINDTPLNGRNWVYIAQLTNGVAPPFGNTRGSGSGDFVANGQRAEQNDFILDGVDNNTNLVDFLNGSSYIMRPPPDALSEFSLQTSNFSAEFGHSAGAVLQANIKSGTNQIHGDVWEYFRNTNLDAINWNAGPDAQIPPYHQNQFGGTLGFPIWRNKLFYFGDIEANRISISNPTPINVPSALERQGDFSELLNGNLTGVGASTYLYQPNSADPNQPLTCNGQTNVFCANQINAVAQRILNLYPSPNANNGKLYNNYLVNLGNTDNIAQWDQRLDWNISSKDQIYARYSYLHEIKTNGLPLGPVLDGSGYGGQYDTNLAMNFSGSETHIFTPTLTNEFRFGYNWGVFNFQQPNAYNPTLATSLGLGAQPSYLKPGQYGLPYGYVNGAIQQWGSVGISRESQNVYQILDNVTKIWGNHSLKFGASFQAVRFYYIYAPVDRGQYQWNGQYTGLVGVANTGSAVADMLADQEDYAAISVSPNVNDAQWYDAGYVQDDWRLTHKLTLNLGVRYDYFQPYKEMAGQQSNFIVTGPLGIGTGSGVLQFPKSQQNVALGAPFLNALAKDNVTIQYVDNDRLVTSQKTDFAPRIGFAYSPRETTVIRSGFGIFYGGLQSLGNGNLGANFPYSNQASFYAPTCVQDDCPSLASQGISLQAGLLPATNNGQLQTFISQPGFHSMDAKVKPPYTMTYSLGVQQQLSPNFTFTTTYVGNLSRHMELYAAPNTAPRLWRPGTNTNPFNPFPDLGGIGQVSFAGVSTYNSLQAKLEKRYSHGLSFLATYTWSHALDDASDAGGLFSAIGVRQPALIPYIDELTNSVFDIRNRFTLNGNYELPFGHGRAFLSNSSRWLDELAGGWSSSLTYAAQTGVPFTVSPNISTASGGSARAYPVHDPYAGGGTPDPSNPSLTSCPATVKTKLNYINPCAFRNPLPGETISDATHPVGSVNSDGVPVLFAGPVTDRATALALLGGRQNTVYGPGYYQVNMSLFKNFTTWRAQFLQFRADAFNVLNHPTLGTPNGSMNATGGLISGPKFFQNNTPDARFFQLSLKYVF; this is encoded by the coding sequence ATGGTGGCAGTGGCCCTATGGCTCTTTACCAGCACCCATAGCTGTTTTGCGCAGACCGATCAGGGCGCCATCACCGGCATTGCTCTCGACCCGAGCGGAGCTGTCATCCCTGGCGCATCTGTGAGTGTCACGAATGTCGAAACCGGACTTGTTTTGCAGGCGGCGACGAATGGCAACGGCGTGTTTGTCTTCTCTCCCTTGAAGATCGGCCATTACACGATCACGGTGTCTTCCAAAGGCTTTAAGACGGTAACCCGGGAGAATCTGCAGCTCGATATCCAGCAGCGGCTAAGCGTAAATTTCACGCTCCCCTTGGGCTCTACCGCTGAAACCGTGAATGTGTCCTCATCTGCACCTGTACTTCAGACTCAGGACGCAGCAGTGGGACAGGTCATTTCCACGAAAGAGATCAACGATACTCCCCTGAACGGGCGCAACTGGGTCTATATCGCTCAACTCACTAATGGTGTTGCTCCGCCCTTCGGCAATACCCGCGGATCTGGATCGGGCGACTTCGTCGCGAATGGTCAGCGTGCGGAACAGAACGACTTCATCCTCGATGGCGTCGACAACAACACCAACCTCGTAGACTTCCTGAACGGTTCCAGCTACATCATGCGCCCTCCGCCGGACGCACTGTCTGAATTCAGCCTGCAGACAAGCAACTTCAGCGCTGAGTTTGGACACTCTGCAGGCGCTGTTTTGCAGGCGAACATCAAGTCAGGAACGAACCAGATCCACGGCGATGTCTGGGAGTATTTCCGCAACACCAATCTGGATGCAATCAACTGGAATGCCGGCCCCGACGCACAGATCCCTCCGTACCACCAGAACCAGTTCGGCGGGACACTGGGCTTCCCCATCTGGAGAAACAAGCTGTTCTACTTCGGCGATATCGAAGCGAACCGGATTTCAATCAGCAACCCAACGCCGATTAACGTGCCCAGCGCCCTGGAGCGCCAGGGGGATTTCTCCGAACTGCTCAATGGAAATCTCACCGGCGTCGGAGCTTCGACCTACCTCTATCAACCGAATTCGGCTGATCCCAACCAGCCCCTTACCTGTAATGGCCAGACGAATGTTTTTTGCGCAAACCAGATCAACGCTGTGGCACAGCGCATTCTGAACCTGTATCCGTCCCCGAATGCCAACAACGGCAAGCTTTACAACAATTACCTCGTGAACCTGGGCAATACCGACAACATCGCGCAGTGGGATCAGCGTCTCGACTGGAACATTAGTTCGAAGGACCAGATCTATGCGCGCTATAGCTATCTGCACGAAATCAAAACCAACGGCCTGCCGCTCGGACCAGTGCTGGATGGCAGCGGCTATGGCGGACAGTACGATACCAATCTGGCCATGAATTTCAGTGGCAGTGAAACCCATATCTTTACGCCTACCCTGACCAACGAGTTTCGCTTTGGATACAACTGGGGCGTCTTCAACTTTCAACAGCCAAACGCCTACAATCCTACGCTCGCAACATCGCTCGGCCTCGGAGCGCAACCTTCGTATCTGAAGCCGGGACAGTACGGTCTCCCTTATGGCTATGTCAATGGAGCCATTCAACAGTGGGGCTCGGTTGGCATCAGCCGCGAATCGCAGAATGTGTATCAAATTCTCGACAACGTAACGAAGATCTGGGGCAATCACTCTCTGAAGTTTGGCGCTTCTTTCCAGGCCGTTCGCTTTTACTACATCTATGCACCGGTTGACCGTGGACAGTACCAGTGGAACGGTCAATATACCGGGCTCGTAGGCGTGGCGAACACCGGCTCGGCGGTTGCCGACATGCTGGCAGATCAAGAGGATTATGCTGCTATCTCTGTCTCACCGAATGTGAACGATGCCCAGTGGTATGATGCCGGCTACGTGCAGGACGACTGGAGACTCACCCACAAGCTCACTCTGAATCTTGGCGTTCGTTACGACTACTTCCAACCCTATAAGGAGATGGCCGGACAGCAGTCGAACTTCATCGTAACCGGTCCACTCGGTATTGGCACAGGCAGCGGAGTCTTACAGTTCCCGAAGAGCCAGCAGAATGTCGCGCTGGGCGCGCCATTCCTCAATGCACTGGCTAAAGACAATGTAACCATCCAGTACGTCGATAACGACCGCCTCGTCACCTCGCAGAAGACCGACTTCGCTCCGCGCATCGGCTTTGCATATTCGCCACGCGAAACCACTGTCATCCGGTCCGGCTTCGGTATCTTCTACGGTGGTCTCCAGTCGCTGGGGAATGGCAACCTGGGCGCCAACTTCCCCTATTCCAATCAGGCAAGCTTCTACGCTCCCACCTGCGTGCAGGACGACTGCCCGTCGCTGGCCTCGCAGGGCATCTCACTGCAAGCTGGATTGCTGCCGGCTACGAATAATGGTCAGCTGCAGACGTTCATCTCGCAGCCTGGCTTCCACTCCATGGATGCGAAGGTCAAGCCTCCATACACCATGACGTATAGCCTCGGTGTACAGCAGCAGCTCTCTCCCAATTTCACCTTCACCACGACGTATGTAGGAAACCTCTCGCGGCACATGGAGCTTTATGCAGCACCCAACACCGCTCCAAGGCTCTGGCGGCCGGGAACCAACACCAATCCATTCAACCCATTCCCAGATCTGGGCGGCATCGGACAGGTAAGCTTCGCCGGTGTCAGCACCTATAACTCGCTCCAGGCGAAACTCGAGAAGCGGTACTCGCATGGCCTGTCCTTCCTTGCGACTTATACCTGGTCTCACGCTCTTGATGATGCCAGCGATGCCGGCGGTCTTTTTTCGGCCATCGGAGTTCGCCAGCCGGCCCTCATTCCATACATCGATGAGCTCACCAATTCGGTATTCGACATTCGCAACCGATTCACCTTGAACGGAAACTACGAGCTCCCCTTCGGCCATGGCCGCGCATTCCTCAGCAACTCTTCGCGCTGGCTTGATGAGTTGGCAGGTGGCTGGTCTTCAAGCCTGACATACGCAGCGCAAACCGGTGTCCCTTTCACCGTCTCTCCTAACATCAGCACAGCTTCCGGCGGCAGTGCTCGCGCCTATCCGGTTCATGATCCATACGCAGGCGGAGGCACTCCCGATCCCAGCAATCCCAGCCTCACCTCCTGCCCAGCGACGGTGAAGACCAAGCTGAATTACATCAACCCATGCGCTTTCCGTAATCCGCTTCCTGGCGAGACGATCTCGGACGCGACACACCCTGTCGGCTCTGTAAATTCCGATGGAGTACCTGTCCTGTTCGCGGGTCCTGTCACGGACAGAGCGACGGCGCTTGCACTCCTTGGCGGCCGCCAGAATACCGTCTATGGACCGGGCTACTATCAGGTCAATATGTCGCTGTTCAAAAACTTCACGACCTGGAGAGCGCAGTTTCTTCAGTTCAGAGCCGATGCATTCAATGTCTTGAATCATCCAACACTCGGAACACCGAATGGATCGATGAACGCCACCGGCGGTCTCATCTCCGGCCCGAAGTTCTTCCAGAACAACACTCCGGATGCACGCTTCTTCCAATTGTCGTTAAAGTACGTGTTTTAG
- a CDS encoding beta-mannosidase: MTQRSDIHAAQAKTIFSGLLLLSLVFLSGFLFPALAETVHRQTLDGTDWTFRRADSSGQDSSLPETTAWMPAKVPGDVHLDLLANKRIPEPFYRDNESHLQWIQDAAWEYRRTLHVSRADLAHEHQVLVFEGLDAACEVFLNDKSIAKPDNMFREWRIDVSGKLKVGDNNLRIYFPPPLKAAQAVADKDPWRVKTHTEPKVYIRKAAYEYGWDWGPRFVTSGIWRSAYLETWDDARLADLFVEEPTVTATSAHLIVHAEVESSKVQHARLAVEYGLGASRQQIAQDVLLSPGLNELSVPVNIDRPSLWFPAGYGAQPLYHFTATISTSGHIDDSAERKIGLRSIVLRRDPDQWGRSFEFVVNGIPVFIKGADVIPFDSFPSRVTTAQYKHILESARAANMNAIRDWGGGYYETDEFYELCDELGIMVWQDMMFGNDWQPGTYDFKQEIAAEAAYQIRRLRNHPSIILWSGNNETELLRDWNGRGQLPPAVHEHIWQDYLTEFSGVLAVAAAKYAPDVPYWPSSPSADYEDLSDTYQSGDNHDWTVWHGRKDFSAYNDHPWRFVSEFGFQSFPEMKTIETFTTPEDRTSIFTPVMKAHQKNGDGNKLIEEYMNRYYGEPKDFASFLYASQVLQAEAVKTGAEGWRRLRPRTMGTIFWQLNDCWPVASWASMDYYGRWKALQYYARRFYAPVLVSPQEEDGSVAVYVVSDHVAAEQASLSIRVIKFDGTVIFQAKKSIQVQPLSSSIAMKIPRTQLVQTEDANKLVLVAQLQEGEKIISQNLLYLVPTKNIALPHPMIETELTKADEGYDLRLSSPVVARSVYVSFGENDATFSDNYVDLLPRTPVTIHVTSGAQLQALKGSMKIQTLADAFAPAAGTRPQ, from the coding sequence ATGACGCAACGATCAGACATACACGCCGCCCAGGCAAAGACAATTTTCAGCGGGTTACTCCTCCTGAGCCTTGTCTTCCTTTCAGGGTTTCTGTTCCCTGCCCTTGCAGAGACAGTGCACCGACAAACTCTGGACGGAACAGACTGGACCTTCCGGCGAGCTGACTCATCCGGACAAGATTCGAGCCTGCCTGAAACCACCGCATGGATGCCTGCGAAAGTTCCAGGGGATGTGCATCTCGACCTACTGGCGAACAAGCGCATTCCGGAGCCGTTCTATCGCGATAACGAGTCTCACTTGCAGTGGATTCAGGATGCCGCATGGGAGTATCGGAGAACGCTGCATGTCAGCCGCGCAGACCTGGCTCACGAGCATCAGGTTCTGGTTTTCGAGGGGCTTGATGCTGCCTGTGAAGTGTTCCTGAACGATAAGAGCATAGCAAAGCCGGACAATATGTTCCGCGAGTGGCGGATCGATGTCTCCGGAAAATTGAAGGTGGGCGACAACAACCTCCGTATCTACTTCCCTCCTCCGCTCAAGGCTGCTCAAGCAGTGGCCGACAAGGATCCATGGCGCGTCAAAACCCACACTGAGCCCAAGGTATACATCCGCAAAGCCGCTTATGAATATGGCTGGGACTGGGGACCGCGCTTTGTGACCAGTGGGATCTGGCGCTCTGCGTATCTCGAAACATGGGACGACGCGCGTCTGGCAGACCTCTTCGTCGAAGAGCCTACCGTTACAGCAACAAGCGCGCACCTGATCGTTCACGCGGAAGTGGAATCCTCAAAGGTGCAACATGCCCGCCTCGCCGTGGAGTACGGACTAGGGGCGAGCCGCCAGCAGATTGCCCAGGATGTTCTGTTATCTCCGGGACTCAATGAATTGAGTGTGCCCGTCAATATCGATCGCCCTTCGCTTTGGTTTCCGGCCGGCTATGGCGCGCAGCCTCTCTACCATTTCACAGCAACAATCAGCACCAGCGGTCACATCGATGACAGTGCGGAGCGGAAGATCGGTCTGCGCTCTATTGTGCTTCGTCGAGATCCCGACCAATGGGGGCGGTCGTTCGAGTTTGTCGTGAATGGGATACCGGTGTTCATCAAAGGAGCCGACGTCATCCCTTTTGACAGCTTTCCAAGCCGGGTAACAACCGCACAGTACAAGCACATTCTCGAGTCAGCACGAGCAGCCAACATGAATGCGATTCGAGACTGGGGTGGCGGCTACTACGAGACCGATGAGTTCTATGAACTATGCGATGAATTGGGGATCATGGTCTGGCAGGACATGATGTTCGGAAATGACTGGCAACCGGGAACCTACGATTTTAAGCAGGAGATTGCCGCCGAAGCCGCGTATCAGATCCGCAGGCTGCGCAACCATCCGAGCATCATTCTCTGGAGCGGAAACAATGAGACAGAGCTCTTAAGAGACTGGAATGGGCGCGGGCAGCTTCCGCCAGCAGTGCACGAGCATATCTGGCAGGACTATCTGACAGAATTCAGCGGAGTGCTCGCGGTTGCCGCTGCGAAGTATGCCCCCGATGTCCCATACTGGCCCAGTTCTCCTTCGGCCGATTACGAAGACCTGAGCGATACATACCAGAGCGGCGACAATCACGACTGGACAGTCTGGCACGGCCGGAAGGACTTCTCCGCATATAACGATCACCCATGGCGGTTCGTCTCTGAGTTTGGTTTTCAGTCCTTCCCCGAGATGAAGACGATCGAAACCTTCACGACCCCTGAAGATCGCACCAGTATCTTCACTCCTGTCATGAAGGCCCATCAAAAGAATGGCGATGGCAACAAGTTGATCGAAGAGTATATGAATCGCTATTACGGCGAACCGAAGGACTTTGCGTCTTTTCTCTACGCCAGCCAGGTCCTGCAAGCGGAAGCAGTCAAGACCGGAGCTGAAGGATGGCGGCGGTTACGACCACGCACCATGGGCACCATCTTCTGGCAATTGAATGACTGTTGGCCCGTCGCATCCTGGGCAAGCATGGACTACTACGGACGCTGGAAAGCACTCCAGTACTATGCCCGCCGCTTTTATGCCCCAGTCCTTGTCTCACCGCAGGAAGAGGATGGGAGCGTTGCAGTCTATGTGGTCAGCGACCATGTTGCGGCGGAACAGGCCAGCCTTTCCATCCGCGTGATCAAATTTGACGGCACTGTTATCTTTCAGGCGAAAAAATCTATTCAGGTGCAGCCTCTGAGTTCTTCCATCGCCATGAAGATACCGCGTACTCAACTCGTCCAGACTGAGGATGCCAACAAGCTCGTTCTAGTGGCTCAGCTTCAAGAGGGAGAGAAGATCATCTCTCAAAACCTCTTGTACCTGGTTCCAACCAAGAACATCGCCCTACCTCACCCCATGATAGAGACTGAACTCACCAAAGCGGATGAAGGCTATGATCTGCGTCTATCCTCGCCGGTCGTGGCACGCAGTGTGTATGTCTCATTTGGTGAAAACGACGCAACCTTCTCAGATAATTATGTCGATCTTCTTCCGCGCACCCCGGTAACGATTCACGTTACAAGCGGAGCACAGCTCCAGGCGCTTAAGGGTTCCATGAAGATTCAAACCCTTGCCGACGCATTTGCTCCTGCCGCAGGGACAAGACCGCAGTAA
- a CDS encoding TetR/AcrR family transcriptional regulator: MSSQKPTKHELKTQETRELLLRAAEQVIVRDGYENADLAEIAKLAGRTKGAIYAQFKSKEDVFLALVQEHALRRRAIMQKMLAASTSIEGNLSAFRKYFLEFAADDAWGSLLLEFKLYTVRRPESLARLQKVYESILPANEELAYSALLGPAPKGKTSISRAIAVHAAFAALTALQLESKFDPELVSRDVVKKVAAKIFDSMFGDVSAHK, encoded by the coding sequence ATGTCTTCACAAAAGCCGACAAAACACGAACTCAAGACCCAGGAGACCCGTGAGCTCCTGCTGCGTGCCGCCGAACAGGTCATCGTTCGCGACGGCTATGAAAATGCCGACCTTGCGGAGATCGCCAAGCTCGCCGGGCGCACCAAAGGGGCTATCTACGCTCAGTTCAAGAGCAAAGAAGATGTCTTTCTTGCCCTCGTCCAGGAGCATGCCCTGCGGCGCAGAGCCATCATGCAAAAAATGCTGGCCGCATCGACGTCCATCGAGGGGAATCTGTCTGCCTTCCGCAAGTACTTCCTGGAATTTGCGGCCGACGATGCCTGGGGCTCTCTTCTGCTTGAGTTTAAGCTCTACACGGTCCGACGCCCGGAGTCATTGGCGCGTCTCCAGAAGGTCTACGAAAGTATCCTTCCCGCCAACGAAGAGCTGGCTTATTCGGCACTTCTTGGGCCAGCGCCGAAGGGAAAGACTTCCATCAGCAGGGCAATCGCCGTGCATGCGGCGTTTGCTGCGCTGACCGCTTTGCAGCTGGAATCTAAATTTGATCCCGAACTTGTCAGCCGTGATGTGGTCAAGAAAGTGGCTGCAAAGATCTTCGACTCCATGTTCGGGGATGTGTCCGCTCACAAATAA